A genomic stretch from Antarcticibacterium flavum includes:
- the treA gene encoding alpha,alpha-trehalase TreA: MKNVNLNKFTSMQLFSHSRLLTLFILLLFSSCAQVKDTGTGTRDAVILPPEELYGDLFYDVQQDEAIFPDSKTFVDAIPFTEVDEIRLKYSRLENRSTPFLLNFLEEHFIIPENYNTFQSDSLPIQKNISQLWEVLKRPADEVESGTLMPLPHPYIVPGGRFREIYYWDSYFTMLGLQVDGEVETIKNMVDNFSYLIDTYGFIPNGNRTYYLGRSQPPFYSKMVELLAEIEGDEVYAKYLPYLEKEYEFWMRDSEALTHSNPVSKRVVKMPEGEVLNRYWDEYDTPRPESYREDVETAEEAIRMFPNRTKAEVYRNLRAAAESGWDFSSRWLERDENGDFKLSSIHTTNIVPVDLNSLLYNLEARIAAVYELTGNEAGAAEFHMRAEARKNAIEKYFWSEEEGFYMDYNLPEEKHTPVLSLAGVYPLFFNIAYEDRANKVTRTVERTFLKPGGVVTTPYETGQQWDAPNGWAPLQWVTIQGLRNYGETALAIDVKNRWLQLNTGVYKRTFKMLEKYNVQDLSRESGGGEYPTQDGFGWTNGVYQKLVNERSGRTFMDE; the protein is encoded by the coding sequence ATGAAAAACGTAAATTTGAATAAATTCACTAGTATGCAATTGTTCTCCCATTCCCGTCTTTTAACTTTATTTATACTTCTATTATTTTCTTCCTGTGCCCAGGTTAAAGATACCGGCACCGGGACACGGGATGCTGTGATCCTACCGCCTGAAGAGCTCTATGGAGACCTGTTCTATGATGTACAGCAGGATGAGGCTATCTTCCCCGACAGTAAGACGTTTGTGGATGCTATTCCATTTACAGAGGTGGACGAGATTAGACTTAAATATTCACGTCTTGAAAATAGGTCAACACCCTTTTTACTCAATTTTCTTGAAGAGCATTTTATAATTCCAGAAAATTATAACACGTTCCAAAGTGACTCCCTTCCCATCCAAAAGAATATCTCCCAGTTATGGGAAGTATTGAAACGCCCGGCAGATGAGGTGGAATCTGGCACCTTGATGCCTTTGCCGCATCCCTATATTGTTCCCGGGGGCAGGTTCAGGGAAATTTATTATTGGGATAGTTATTTTACAATGTTGGGATTGCAGGTAGACGGGGAGGTAGAAACCATAAAGAATATGGTTGATAATTTTTCCTATTTGATCGATACCTATGGGTTTATTCCAAATGGAAACCGCACCTATTACCTGGGGAGGTCACAGCCCCCTTTTTATTCAAAAATGGTGGAGCTTCTTGCAGAAATTGAGGGGGATGAAGTGTATGCGAAATATCTCCCTTACCTGGAAAAGGAGTACGAATTTTGGATGAGGGATTCTGAAGCTCTTACTCACTCCAATCCTGTTTCAAAAAGGGTGGTGAAGATGCCTGAAGGGGAGGTGCTTAACCGGTATTGGGATGAATATGACACCCCACGCCCGGAAAGTTACAGGGAAGATGTTGAAACTGCAGAGGAGGCCATAAGAATGTTTCCCAATAGAACAAAAGCTGAAGTTTACAGGAATCTACGGGCTGCAGCAGAGTCTGGCTGGGATTTTTCCAGCAGGTGGCTTGAGCGTGATGAGAATGGGGATTTTAAGCTCTCTTCAATACATACTACCAATATAGTGCCTGTAGATCTTAATTCCCTCCTTTACAACCTCGAGGCCAGGATAGCCGCTGTATATGAGCTTACCGGAAATGAAGCCGGGGCGGCAGAATTCCATATGAGGGCAGAGGCCAGAAAAAATGCCATTGAAAAATATTTTTGGAGTGAGGAAGAAGGATTTTATATGGACTATAACCTTCCCGAAGAAAAACATACCCCGGTGCTTTCCCTTGCAGGAGTATACCCACTTTTTTTTAATATTGCTTATGAGGATAGGGCGAATAAAGTAACAAGAACAGTTGAAAGGACTTTCCTCAAGCCGGGAGGAGTAGTAACAACCCCTTATGAAACAGGGCAGCAATGGGATGCACCAAATGGCTGGGCGCCACTACAGTGGGTAACCATCCAGGGTTTAAGGAATTATGGGGAAACAGCCCTGGCCATAGATGTTAAGAACCGTTGGCTGCAGTTGAACACAGGAGTCTACAAGCGCACCTTTAAAATGCTTGAGAAATATAACGTGCAGGACCTTTCCAGAGAAAGTGGTGGGGGAGAATATCCCACCCAGGATGGATTTGGGTGGACCAACGGGGTATATCAAAAACTGGTGAATGAAAGGTCCGGCAGAACATTTATGGATGAATGA
- a CDS encoding DUF6929 family protein, translated as MRILIILIAGFTMINKGSCQGQQPDISIQEIRELQGVASASGIENLHGDLFVIGDNTPYIFRLNKDLQVEEKHLLFPELKSTDSLFEKAVKPDLEALCKPKEAENKLWLFGSGSRYKERDVLIVFDAEGEPLSRQFSLVDFYKDLRSKAQIPGSDFNIEGAEVAGEHLYLFNRGNNMIFKINISEFEKFLTQPASLPAAEFFEFELPEIDGVKAGFSGVTFIPGEEIFLITASVEDTDNWIDDGEVLGSYVGVLTLKELKEKVQPLWIKLTFNGVKLQKKIESITSISTTTRGEYDLLMVTDSDGDISEIIKARLTGL; from the coding sequence ATGAGGATCCTTATCATACTTATCGCCGGTTTTACAATGATAAATAAAGGAAGTTGCCAGGGGCAGCAACCGGATATTTCAATACAGGAGATCCGGGAACTCCAGGGTGTGGCATCGGCATCAGGAATAGAAAATCTACATGGTGATCTCTTTGTGATTGGAGATAACACTCCTTACATTTTCAGGTTAAATAAGGATCTCCAGGTTGAAGAAAAGCATCTTTTATTCCCTGAACTAAAGAGTACCGACAGCCTGTTTGAAAAAGCTGTAAAACCAGATCTTGAGGCTTTATGTAAACCAAAGGAAGCAGAAAATAAATTGTGGCTCTTTGGATCAGGTTCCCGGTATAAGGAGAGGGATGTTCTTATTGTTTTTGATGCTGAAGGGGAACCGCTATCCAGGCAGTTTTCTCTGGTTGATTTTTACAAGGACCTAAGGTCTAAGGCACAAATCCCTGGAAGTGATTTTAATATTGAAGGGGCCGAAGTTGCGGGGGAGCACCTATACCTTTTCAACAGGGGCAATAATATGATATTCAAAATAAATATTTCTGAATTTGAGAAGTTCTTAACTCAACCGGCATCTTTACCCGCAGCAGAATTCTTTGAGTTTGAACTTCCTGAAATTGATGGGGTGAAGGCAGGCTTTTCTGGGGTGACTTTTATCCCTGGTGAAGAAATATTCCTCATAACAGCCAGTGTTGAAGATACCGACAACTGGATAGATGACGGGGAAGTACTTGGAAGTTACGTGGGTGTACTTACTTTAAAAGAATTAAAAGAGAAGGTACAGCCACTCTGGATAAAACTTACTTTTAATGGGGTGAAACTTCAGAAAAAAATTGAATCCATTACAAGCATTTCGACAACCACCAGAGGGGAATATGATCTCCTGATGGTGACTGACAGTGATGGGGATATTTCAGAAATTATAAAAGCGAGGCTTACCGGCCTTTAA
- a CDS encoding MBL fold metallo-hydrolase: protein MKQLITLSIFVITFTSCKNETRENEDYDSQVTEASKNVDQERNVEEITIEPVSHATAIIKWGDVIIYNDPTGGAAAFEGKEEPDFVLISDIHGDHMNAETLKALELGETQIIVPKAVKDQLPAELQENLVVLNNGESREFRGFDIEAVPMYNLPEDEESRHPKGRGNGYILEKDGQRLYIAGDTEGIDEMRNLQDIDMALIPMNLPYTMDVEQAADAVLAFKPKQVYPYHYRGQDGLADVEKFKELVNAGNEEIEVVLLEWYPNQSN from the coding sequence ATGAAACAGTTAATTACATTATCCATTTTTGTTATCACTTTTACATCCTGCAAGAATGAAACCCGTGAAAATGAAGATTATGATTCCCAGGTCACAGAGGCATCGAAAAATGTTGATCAGGAAAGAAATGTAGAGGAGATAACTATAGAACCTGTTTCTCATGCCACGGCAATTATAAAATGGGGTGATGTGATCATCTATAACGACCCAACCGGTGGTGCAGCTGCCTTCGAAGGGAAGGAAGAACCAGATTTTGTCCTTATTTCTGATATACATGGAGATCATATGAATGCCGAAACTTTAAAGGCGCTGGAGCTTGGAGAAACCCAGATCATTGTTCCAAAAGCAGTGAAAGATCAGCTCCCTGCAGAGCTTCAGGAGAACCTGGTAGTTTTGAATAACGGGGAGAGCCGTGAATTCCGGGGTTTTGATATTGAAGCCGTTCCTATGTACAATCTGCCTGAGGATGAAGAATCCAGGCATCCCAAAGGAAGGGGAAATGGATATATTCTTGAGAAGGACGGGCAACGCTTATATATCGCGGGTGATACTGAAGGAATTGATGAAATGAGGAACCTGCAGGACATAGATATGGCCTTGATCCCTATGAACCTTCCCTACACAATGGATGTAGAACAGGCGGCAGATGCCGTACTGGCCTTTAAACCTAAGCAGGTTTACCCTTATCATTACAGAGGACAGGACGGCCTGGCCGATGTCGAAAAATTTAAGGAGCTGGTAAATGCAGGCAATGAAGAGATTGAGGTGGTGCTGCTTGAGTGGTATCCAAACCAGTCAAATTAA
- a CDS encoding GNAT family N-acetyltransferase has product MNVEIIPFQNEYAGDFKELNIAWLEKYFWVEPHDEEVLGKPQQYILDPGGNIFFVKEGEKIIGTVALMKIEEGIFELTKMAITPAAQGKRIGQKLMEHCLNYAKEKGWEKLIIYSNRKLENAIHIYKKYGFKEIPIEGKNPYARGDIKLELPLY; this is encoded by the coding sequence ATGAATGTAGAAATAATACCGTTCCAAAATGAATATGCCGGTGATTTTAAAGAACTTAATATAGCCTGGCTTGAAAAATATTTTTGGGTAGAACCTCACGATGAGGAAGTGTTGGGGAAACCGCAGCAGTATATCCTGGATCCAGGTGGTAATATCTTCTTTGTGAAAGAAGGAGAAAAGATCATAGGGACCGTAGCTTTAATGAAGATTGAAGAAGGAATATTTGAGCTCACCAAAATGGCAATTACCCCTGCAGCCCAGGGTAAAAGGATTGGACAGAAGTTGATGGAGCATTGCCTTAATTATGCGAAAGAAAAGGGGTGGGAAAAATTAATTATCTATTCTAACCGTAAACTTGAAAATGCCATTCATATTTATAAAAAATATGGTTTTAAGGAGATCCCTATTGAAGGTAAAAATCCCTATGCCCGGGGAGATATAAAACTGGAACTGCCGTTGTATTAA
- a CDS encoding DUF1622 domain-containing protein gives MSETFDLVVRTAATVIESIGILIIVVGALISLGRFLLKKQGTDYRSFQAIREELGRAILLGLEFLVAADIIMTVVYDATLERIINLGLIILIRTFLSFALEIEGKLPWKQSDHKTLGKK, from the coding sequence ATGAGCGAGACCTTCGATCTTGTTGTACGCACTGCGGCAACTGTTATAGAAAGTATTGGAATTCTTATTATTGTGGTGGGAGCCTTGATCTCCCTTGGAAGATTCCTTTTAAAAAAACAGGGAACAGATTACAGGTCTTTCCAGGCAATTCGGGAAGAATTGGGCCGTGCGATTTTACTGGGACTGGAATTCCTGGTGGCGGCAGATATTATAATGACCGTGGTATATGATGCCACCCTCGAAAGAATAATCAACCTTGGCCTGATCATTCTAATAAGAACATTCTTAAGCTTTGCCCTCGAGATCGAAGGGAAATTACCCTGGAAGCAAAGTGACCATAAAACCCTGGGAAAAAAATGA
- a CDS encoding formimidoylglutamase — MENFKIYNSRTVEKLIITREGETKFGEKIKFVEGFEQLKNIPAKYVLVGIPEDIGVRANRGKEGTAKAWHVALKSLLNVQSNRYSNAEDLILLGEIECREYLAKAENLGHEDPHYFEKMGDLVSQIDSAVTRVIEKIVSLGKIPIIIGGGHNNAYGNIKGSSQALKKPINILNIDAHTDLRRLEHRHSGNGFSYARKEGFLGKYRVFGVHQNYTPAYIFEQMDAAQNDQYRLFEHLVRKSSQQILTAFREELDTISQEEFGLELDVDAIRDFPSSAQTPSGFSFNMVRNFVALASEEENIKYIHICEAAPTANTEASVGKALSYFITDIISTGI, encoded by the coding sequence ATGGAGAATTTTAAGATCTACAACTCCAGGACCGTTGAAAAATTAATCATTACCCGGGAGGGAGAAACCAAATTTGGCGAGAAAATCAAATTTGTTGAAGGTTTTGAACAACTTAAGAATATACCTGCAAAATACGTTCTAGTCGGCATACCCGAAGATATAGGGGTTAGGGCAAATCGTGGAAAGGAAGGCACTGCAAAAGCCTGGCACGTAGCTTTAAAATCCCTTCTGAATGTCCAGTCAAATCGCTACAGCAATGCAGAAGACTTAATACTGCTGGGAGAAATTGAATGCCGGGAATATCTTGCCAAAGCTGAAAATCTTGGCCATGAAGACCCTCATTATTTTGAGAAGATGGGAGATCTTGTGTCACAAATTGATTCGGCAGTAACAAGGGTAATTGAAAAAATTGTTAGCCTGGGGAAGATCCCAATTATAATTGGAGGTGGCCATAATAATGCTTATGGAAATATAAAAGGCAGCAGCCAGGCATTAAAAAAACCAATTAATATTTTAAATATTGATGCACATACAGACCTGCGAAGGCTTGAGCACCGCCATAGCGGGAATGGGTTTAGTTATGCACGAAAAGAAGGATTTCTTGGAAAGTACCGCGTTTTTGGAGTACACCAAAATTATACGCCCGCCTATATCTTTGAACAGATGGATGCTGCTCAAAATGACCAGTACAGGTTATTTGAACACCTGGTAAGAAAATCCTCCCAGCAAATACTTACTGCCTTTAGAGAGGAACTAGACACGATCTCACAGGAGGAATTTGGACTGGAGCTCGATGTGGACGCAATTAGGGATTTTCCCAGCAGTGCCCAAACCCCCAGCGGATTCTCGTTTAATATGGTACGCAATTTTGTCGCCCTGGCATCAGAAGAAGAGAATATAAAATACATACATATTTGTGAAGCGGCCCCTACCGCAAATACTGAAGCCAGTGTAGGCAAGGCGTTAAGTTACTTCATAACCGATATTATAAGCACAGGAATATGA